One Paenibacillus riograndensis SBR5 DNA segment encodes these proteins:
- a CDS encoding ABC transporter permease — MNNKKDQAAFHLMLAPSIVFLIIFSFIPMFGIVMAFQNYIPAKGISDSAWVGLDNFKFMFQIPDSRQILVNTIVIALWKIIVGTIVSIVFALLLNEIRVRFAKKFMQTVVYLPNFLSWAVLATVVMNIFSYEGPVNAFLGWLGIDPVLFMASNHWFRPMLVLTDVWKGFGYGSIIYLASLTAIDPGLYEASSIDGANRFKQLWHITLPGLMPTILLVTTLNLPNVLNAGFDQIFNLYNPLVYATSDIIDTYVYRVGLVERQYSLGTAIGLLRSVVGIVLILSANKLAQKLTDYRIF; from the coding sequence ATGAACAATAAAAAAGACCAGGCTGCGTTCCACCTTATGCTCGCACCAAGTATCGTTTTTCTGATTATTTTCTCGTTTATCCCAATGTTCGGTATCGTGATGGCTTTTCAAAATTACATTCCTGCTAAAGGCATCAGCGACTCAGCGTGGGTGGGACTGGATAATTTCAAGTTTATGTTTCAAATTCCCGACAGCAGGCAAATCTTAGTCAATACTATAGTCATAGCCTTATGGAAAATTATTGTGGGCACTATTGTTTCAATCGTATTCGCCTTGCTCTTGAACGAAATCCGTGTACGATTTGCCAAAAAATTCATGCAGACCGTTGTATATCTGCCGAATTTTCTGTCCTGGGCCGTGCTGGCTACTGTCGTAATGAATATTTTCTCATATGAAGGTCCGGTCAACGCATTTTTGGGATGGCTTGGCATTGATCCGGTATTGTTTATGGCCAGTAACCACTGGTTCAGACCTATGCTGGTATTAACAGATGTCTGGAAAGGCTTCGGATATGGCTCTATCATCTATTTGGCCTCTCTGACGGCAATTGATCCGGGGCTTTATGAAGCGTCTTCCATTGACGGCGCCAACCGCTTCAAACAGCTGTGGCATATCACGCTGCCCGGCTTGATGCCTACCATCCTGCTCGTTACAACTTTAAATCTGCCCAACGTGCTCAATGCCGGATTTGACCAGATTTTCAATCTGTATAACCCTTTAGTTTACGCAACGTCCGATATTATTGACACCTATGTATACCGGGTGGGCCTGGTAGAGCGGCAATACAGCCTGGGAACAGCGATAGGGCTCCTGCGGTCGGTTGTCGGAATTGTCCTCATCCTTTCCGCCAATAAACTGGCACAAAAACTTACTGATTACAGAATCTTCTGA
- a CDS encoding extracellular solute-binding protein — protein sequence MSSKITKSCSIVLTALLAVSVAGCQSSNSNNDSAKSPAVDSNDPAWKEAQTSPYTPYPETVTYSIGQVASNFSALAGTPYEKDNATDNVWTRYFKEKLNVQNKVAFEANDGTDYNQKVSMAIVGGTIPDIMVVPDLSTLQQLYENDLIADLTDAYNQCASDQIKEIYDSYKGRVLDTARFDGKLMALPTTEISHGPGVLWLRKDWMDKLGLAEPKTMEDVENIITQFVEKDPGGNGAGNTVGLVVDNENTAGVSGGQYELNNIFTLYGAFPKQWMDDGSGKAVYGSVQPEMKPALAKLADMYKKGLIDKQFAVRTADDRKALLTSGKSGSFMDNWWGSWTVADSIKLNPNAKWVSYVAPQSEDGSVTMFTGNPSSSYLVVRKGFEHPEAAIKISSLQFDYQRYQEKDEAVLKKFEDYASLNVGGSPIAINIDYYDAFYRNVGIMEEALKTGDSSKLLTSNDRNAYRSYKKYLDNVKNGEKLDSNGWAGYTSSITTANLVKNSKIKEVNPVFFGTTPSMALKWPTLTKMELEMFLKIITGEQSPDAFDSFVSSWKKTGGDTITNEVNEAITSK from the coding sequence ATGTCATCCAAGATCACAAAGTCCTGCTCTATTGTATTGACAGCGCTTTTAGCCGTTTCAGTCGCAGGCTGCCAAAGTTCCAATTCCAATAATGATTCAGCCAAAAGTCCTGCTGTTGATTCAAATGATCCGGCGTGGAAGGAAGCCCAAACGTCTCCTTATACCCCATATCCTGAAACCGTTACCTACTCCATCGGACAGGTAGCCTCCAACTTCTCCGCGCTTGCGGGAACGCCTTATGAAAAGGATAATGCAACCGACAATGTGTGGACCAGATATTTCAAAGAGAAACTCAACGTGCAAAACAAAGTTGCATTTGAAGCAAATGACGGCACGGACTATAACCAAAAGGTTTCAATGGCCATTGTAGGCGGCACGATTCCTGACATCATGGTTGTCCCTGACCTCTCTACTCTGCAGCAGCTTTATGAAAACGATCTTATTGCGGATTTGACAGATGCTTATAACCAATGTGCCAGCGACCAAATTAAGGAGATTTACGACTCCTATAAGGGTCGTGTGCTGGATACCGCAAGGTTTGACGGAAAATTGATGGCGCTGCCGACTACGGAAATTTCACACGGCCCGGGGGTGCTTTGGCTGCGCAAAGACTGGATGGATAAATTGGGACTCGCAGAGCCCAAAACCATGGAGGATGTAGAGAACATCATCACGCAGTTTGTTGAAAAAGACCCTGGCGGCAATGGAGCGGGAAACACAGTCGGTCTCGTGGTCGACAATGAAAATACCGCTGGTGTTTCCGGCGGCCAGTATGAGCTGAACAACATCTTTACGCTGTATGGCGCATTCCCGAAACAATGGATGGATGATGGAAGCGGCAAGGCAGTGTATGGTTCCGTGCAGCCCGAAATGAAGCCAGCCCTTGCAAAGCTGGCGGATATGTACAAAAAAGGCTTGATCGACAAGCAGTTTGCCGTACGCACAGCCGACGACCGGAAAGCGCTGCTTACCAGCGGAAAGAGCGGCTCGTTCATGGACAACTGGTGGGGAAGCTGGACGGTAGCGGATTCGATTAAATTGAATCCAAATGCCAAATGGGTTTCTTATGTAGCTCCGCAGTCGGAGGATGGTTCAGTAACAATGTTCACCGGCAATCCTTCAAGCAGTTACCTTGTGGTCCGGAAAGGGTTCGAGCATCCCGAAGCCGCTATAAAAATCTCCAGCCTTCAGTTTGATTATCAGCGCTATCAAGAAAAAGATGAAGCGGTCTTAAAGAAATTTGAGGATTACGCCAGCCTTAACGTTGGGGGATCTCCGATTGCTATCAATATCGATTACTATGATGCATTTTACCGTAATGTCGGAATTATGGAAGAGGCGCTGAAAACAGGGGACAGCAGCAAACTGCTCACCAGCAACGATAGAAACGCCTACCGCTCCTACAAAAAGTATCTGGATAACGTAAAAAACGGGGAGAAACTGGATTCGAATGGATGGGCCGGTTATACCTCGAGCATCACGACGGCCAACCTGGTCAAGAATTCAAAGATCAAGGAAGTGAACCCTGTATTTTTTGGAACGACGCCTTCCATGGCACTGAAGTGGCCGACGCTGACGAAAATGGAGCTGGAAATGTTCCTGAAGATCATTACCGGCGAGCAATCTCCTGACGCTTTTGATAGCTTTGTCAGCAGCTGGAAAAAAACAGGCGGCGATACGATTACGAACGAAGTCAACGAAGCAATCACCTCCAAATGA
- a CDS encoding response regulator transcription factor yields MLTILIADDQREEREGIEFLIRELGFFLHIETAENGRKALEYLEKNPVDILFTDVRMPIMDGLQLTTEALTLQPKLKVILFSGFAEFEYAKTAISLGVSEYLLKPINVEAFRNTMQKVIAQLTDQEQEHIAAQIKLEYVKKHVLFNLVNGLGIPPSMKEISFELPDRYHGMFLLEFDKNFFENAGPEFEEFILSLLEDPVDYVNLNGCQSLLLFPGLPAVSSCSFRDLGAHLHDSILDKYKVHCYLAINDEFTMLQDLSAALIQLDQLMEYRFFSPDHFVFEVKKDVYFANDMLPGLSDYELLDHIRNNLKERDIFSLRANTDLLYQKYANQAQFSQLYVKYMFSSLYQEIMTYSAPISEMELSHGIEKIYKSEELKEIKEIIIAGITLLDREYNSSEFLNRDIAAVKQYIEDHYGEDLSLDLLAAKIHLSPHYLSSIFKKNTGCGLNKYIKNVRMNIAKDMLQQTHLKVSDICYSVGFQNVSYFCQNFRDFFGQTPEKFRQYNQK; encoded by the coding sequence ATGTTAACTATACTAATAGCAGATGACCAGAGGGAAGAACGGGAAGGCATTGAATTTCTCATTCGTGAACTGGGGTTTTTCCTCCATATCGAAACGGCGGAAAACGGCCGAAAGGCGCTTGAGTATTTGGAGAAGAATCCTGTCGATATCCTTTTTACTGATGTCCGGATGCCCATAATGGATGGTTTGCAGCTTACAACCGAAGCTTTGACCCTCCAGCCCAAATTAAAGGTTATTCTGTTCAGCGGGTTCGCTGAATTTGAATACGCAAAAACCGCCATCTCCCTTGGTGTATCTGAGTATCTTCTCAAGCCGATCAATGTTGAAGCTTTTCGGAATACGATGCAAAAAGTAATCGCTCAGCTCACAGATCAGGAACAGGAACACATCGCTGCGCAAATCAAACTTGAGTATGTCAAAAAGCATGTGCTATTTAATCTTGTTAACGGCCTGGGAATCCCTCCTTCCATGAAGGAGATCTCATTTGAGCTTCCCGATCGTTATCATGGCATGTTTTTGCTGGAATTTGACAAGAACTTTTTTGAAAATGCCGGACCGGAGTTTGAAGAGTTTATCTTGTCTTTACTAGAGGACCCTGTTGATTATGTGAATTTGAATGGCTGCCAGAGCTTGCTGTTATTTCCCGGTCTACCGGCCGTGTCCTCCTGTTCTTTTCGTGATTTAGGCGCGCATTTGCATGATAGTATACTGGATAAATATAAAGTACACTGCTATCTCGCTATCAATGATGAATTCACAATGCTGCAGGATCTTTCCGCTGCTTTGATTCAACTGGATCAACTGATGGAATACCGGTTCTTCTCACCGGATCATTTTGTATTTGAAGTGAAGAAAGATGTTTATTTTGCTAATGACATGCTCCCCGGGTTATCCGATTACGAGCTTTTAGATCACATCAGGAATAATTTGAAAGAAAGGGACATTTTCAGTCTTAGGGCAAATACAGATCTTTTGTATCAAAAGTATGCGAATCAGGCGCAATTCTCACAATTATATGTGAAGTATATGTTCTCCTCTTTATATCAGGAAATTATGACGTATTCTGCTCCTATCTCTGAAATGGAATTAAGCCATGGAATCGAAAAAATATATAAGTCAGAAGAATTAAAGGAAATAAAAGAGATTATAATAGCCGGAATTACTCTTCTTGACCGGGAGTATAACAGTTCGGAATTTCTAAACCGGGATATTGCTGCCGTAAAGCAGTACATCGAGGATCATTATGGCGAGGATTTGAGCCTGGATCTTCTTGCGGCCAAGATCCATTTATCGCCCCATTATTTAAGCTCCATTTTCAAAAAAAATACGGGCTGCGGCTTGAACAAGTATATTAAAAATGTCCGTATGAATATAGCGAAGGACATGCTGCAGCAAACCCATCTTAAGGTTTCGGATATTTGTTATTCAGTGGGGTTTCAAAACGTTTCTTATTTCTGTCAGAATTTTAGAGATTTTTTTGGGCAGACTCCTGAGAAATTCCGGCAGTACAATCAGAAATAA
- a CDS encoding sensor histidine kinase codes for MQTWKAFKQKIGDFRFQTKIKLSFLLVSMIPVIVLGSFCFSETRSLLVQQSKADLNATLQQSVLAVNNQLDVYNKVMNFLSFNQEIVNAANTTYTSAYEMYDQLNNVIDQNFFTARYLNTGVKQIILYTGTNLPPHGNTVRPIDEIKEASWYPHVMKSVDVLWFSSGRSVYSARRILSTKQENPKDNILFALVDYDALFKTFEPLESHGAEIVITDSNGNSIYSSGADRTNSGIPISDKEADELHWSGKNYTVLQSSIPITGWKVYLYKPTSLITKSAWWIALTVLLMIAACIAAVVVAGTLFSRKIMLPIHRLHKNMKLIGEGNLEIKVFSDSKDEIGDLIRGFGSMLGRTKTLIDTVYVGEIARKEYEMKALQAQINPHFLYNSLSLINWRAIRIHATDISEMAQLLSTFYRTTLNKGENLISVSDEILNVQSYINIQLIMHSNSFEIDYQIDDSILSCRMPNLMLQPLIENAIIHGIENREDGGGIIHLSGKKEDQSIVFLITDNGIGVEQERLALLLKSQSKGYGLKNVNDRAVVMYGEQYGLTINSIPGEGTQVLLKIPYDEHN; via the coding sequence ATGCAAACGTGGAAGGCCTTTAAACAGAAAATCGGAGACTTTAGATTTCAAACGAAAATAAAGCTTTCATTTTTGCTGGTCAGCATGATTCCTGTTATTGTTCTCGGAAGTTTTTGCTTCTCAGAAACCAGGTCGCTCTTAGTGCAGCAGTCAAAAGCCGATCTGAATGCCACATTACAACAAAGCGTCCTGGCTGTAAACAACCAGTTGGATGTCTACAATAAAGTAATGAATTTTCTGAGCTTCAACCAGGAGATTGTGAATGCCGCCAACACCACGTATACCAGTGCGTATGAAATGTATGACCAGTTAAATAACGTAATCGATCAGAATTTCTTTACAGCGCGGTACTTAAACACCGGGGTAAAACAAATCATCTTGTATACCGGAACGAATCTGCCTCCACATGGAAACACAGTAAGACCTATCGATGAAATTAAAGAAGCCTCATGGTATCCGCATGTCATGAAGTCGGTTGATGTTCTCTGGTTTTCGAGCGGCAGGAGTGTATATAGTGCCCGGCGTATCCTCAGCACAAAACAGGAAAATCCCAAAGATAACATTCTGTTTGCACTTGTAGACTATGATGCACTGTTTAAAACGTTTGAACCGCTCGAATCTCATGGAGCAGAGATAGTCATAACGGACTCCAACGGGAATTCTATCTATTCATCGGGGGCTGACCGTACAAATTCAGGTATCCCCATTTCTGATAAGGAAGCTGATGAGCTTCATTGGAGTGGGAAGAACTACACCGTCCTGCAGTCTTCGATTCCGATAACAGGATGGAAAGTATATTTGTATAAGCCGACAAGTCTGATCACTAAATCGGCGTGGTGGATTGCCTTGACCGTCCTGTTGATGATTGCCGCCTGCATCGCTGCAGTCGTTGTGGCGGGCACACTCTTTTCCCGGAAAATTATGCTGCCTATCCACCGCCTGCACAAAAATATGAAACTTATAGGTGAAGGGAATTTAGAGATTAAAGTCTTTAGCGATTCTAAAGATGAAATTGGAGATCTGATCCGGGGATTTGGCAGTATGCTGGGAAGAACCAAGACTCTTATCGATACTGTGTATGTGGGGGAAATCGCACGCAAGGAATACGAAATGAAAGCTCTGCAGGCGCAAATCAATCCTCATTTTCTTTACAATTCCCTGTCATTAATAAATTGGCGGGCGATTCGGATCCATGCGACGGATATCAGTGAAATGGCGCAGCTTTTATCTACCTTTTATCGTACTACGCTCAATAAGGGCGAGAATCTGATATCGGTTTCGGACGAAATTCTTAATGTCCAGTCCTATATTAATATCCAGCTGATTATGCACAGCAACAGTTTCGAGATAGACTATCAGATTGATGATTCCATTCTTTCCTGCCGCATGCCCAATTTAATGCTTCAGCCTTTAATCGAAAATGCGATCATTCATGGAATTGAAAACCGTGAAGACGGCGGCGGAATCATACATCTTTCCGGCAAAAAAGAAGATCAAAGCATAGTTTTTCTGATCACTGACAATGGAATCGGAGTGGAGCAGGAGCGGCTTGCCCTATTGCTTAAATCTCAATCCAAAGGATACGGGCTTAAAAATGTAAATGACCGGGCTGTTGTAATGTACGGCGAACAGTATGGACTGACGATTAACAGCATTCCCGGAGAAGGAACGCAGGTCCTGCTCAAAATTCCTTATGATGAACACAATTAA
- a CDS encoding alpha/beta hydrolase translates to MPGEHKPNAAPKLSLRMIRVKHIIVALLLSVFFFFVFCFIALHGYIAWVLSNPTVAPLYSNPSMAKGLDYEDITFPALDGSRMMQGWYIPSKGSSKTIVFSHGYGANREETWVPMYDLAHYAHSLNFNVVMFDYGFASKTNKDIATGGKKESQQLLGAIRYAKEHGAKEIVVWGFSMGAGTALQAGLVTKDVDAMILDSTFLLEPDTLYHNIKQNIDLPRQPSLEIMELLFPVLNGTGLNQIPYTKVKAEDYPFPTLFLHGTNDDKAPYPIAEELAANQSNPYSDSWIVKGSHHELLFREHPREYLRRVSAFLGNVQLAKAR, encoded by the coding sequence ATGCCCGGTGAGCACAAACCAAATGCTGCACCCAAGCTTTCACTGCGGATGATTCGCGTTAAACATATTATTGTCGCTTTGCTTCTGTCCGTTTTTTTCTTTTTTGTCTTCTGCTTCATCGCACTGCACGGTTATATCGCCTGGGTGCTGTCCAACCCTACAGTGGCCCCGCTGTACTCCAATCCGTCAATGGCCAAAGGACTGGATTATGAGGATATCACCTTTCCGGCGCTGGACGGCAGCCGCATGATGCAGGGCTGGTACATTCCGTCCAAGGGTTCGTCCAAAACGATCGTGTTCAGCCACGGTTATGGCGCCAACCGCGAGGAAACCTGGGTCCCGATGTACGATCTGGCCCATTATGCGCACAGCCTTAATTTCAACGTAGTCATGTTTGATTACGGCTTTGCTTCCAAGACCAACAAGGATATCGCCACCGGCGGCAAAAAAGAATCCCAGCAGCTCCTTGGCGCCATAAGGTACGCCAAGGAGCATGGAGCCAAAGAGATCGTTGTCTGGGGCTTCTCGATGGGGGCGGGTACTGCTCTGCAGGCGGGACTTGTCACCAAAGATGTCGATGCCATGATTCTCGACAGCACCTTCCTGCTTGAGCCGGATACGCTGTACCATAACATCAAGCAGAACATTGATCTGCCCCGCCAGCCCTCCCTGGAAATTATGGAATTGCTGTTCCCGGTGCTGAACGGCACAGGCTTGAACCAGATTCCTTATACCAAGGTCAAGGCGGAGGATTACCCGTTCCCTACTCTCTTTCTGCACGGCACCAATGATGACAAGGCTCCTTATCCCATTGCGGAAGAACTTGCGGCTAATCAGAGCAACCCGTACTCGGATTCCTGGATCGTGAAGGGCAGCCACCATGAGCTGCTGTTCCGCGAGCATCCGCGCGAGTATCTGCGGCGTGTGTCCGCTTTTCTGGGCAACGTGCAGCTGGCCAAAGCCCGGTAG
- a CDS encoding IclR family transcriptional regulator: MEDRKLTVRAVERALDILLCFTQENDLSLTEIASKISLHKSTVHRLLTTLEEKGFLLRNEATEKYRLGIRIWELSTHLPTLDEPAALLLPAMEKLRDRLGETVSLYLRDDLERVRIQAVQSRQAIRRVAQIGARLPLSVGASSKVLAAYAPQEVQTRLLADPNWPEAVDKGAYLGQLQEIIRRGYATSFEEREPGAAAVAVPIVGRAGTVAAALSLSGPVSRLSREMLEDYAVVLAENAAEMGLMMG, translated from the coding sequence GTGGAGGACCGTAAACTGACTGTACGCGCGGTAGAACGGGCACTGGATATATTGCTGTGTTTTACACAGGAAAATGATCTGAGCCTGACCGAGATTGCCTCCAAGATCAGTCTGCACAAAAGCACGGTACACCGGCTGCTGACCACGCTGGAGGAAAAAGGGTTCCTTCTGCGCAATGAAGCGACGGAAAAATACCGCCTGGGTATCCGTATCTGGGAGCTGTCCACGCATCTGCCGACCCTGGATGAACCGGCGGCGCTGCTGCTTCCGGCGATGGAGAAGCTGCGTGACCGGCTCGGAGAGACGGTCAGCCTGTATCTGCGCGATGATCTGGAGCGTGTACGCATCCAGGCTGTGCAGAGCCGCCAGGCGATCCGCCGGGTCGCACAGATTGGTGCCAGGCTGCCGCTATCGGTAGGCGCTTCGAGCAAGGTGCTGGCAGCCTATGCGCCGCAGGAGGTCCAGACCCGTCTGCTGGCCGACCCGAACTGGCCGGAGGCTGTGGACAAAGGCGCATATTTGGGGCAGCTGCAGGAGATTATCCGCCGGGGTTATGCGACAAGCTTTGAGGAACGGGAGCCGGGTGCGGCGGCGGTGGCTGTGCCCATTGTCGGGCGGGCGGGAACCGTGGCCGCTGCGCTTTCGCTGTCGGGGCCAGTCAGCCGCCTCTCACGGGAGATGCTGGAGGATTATGCCGTGGTTTTGGCTGAAAACGCCGCAGAAATGGGCCTGATGATGGGCTAA
- the acnA gene encoding aconitate hydratase AcnA: MPSKDHFSLARTLESGGKSYRYYHLNSLEEQGAGDISSLPFSIKVLLEAAVRQYDGRAITEEHVKQLAGWSGGIDRNKEIPFIPARIVLQDFTGVPVVVDLAAMRDTVKKAGGDPKKINPLVPVDLVIDHSVMVDAFGTADALEYNMNVEFERNEERYRFLRWAQTAFNNFRAVPPATGIVHQVNLEYLASVAATKTSDGETVVYPDSLVGTDSHTTMINGLGVVGWGVGGIEAEAGMLGQPLYFVTPDVVGFKLTGSLVEGATATDLALTVTQMLRKKGVVGKFVEFYGPGLANISLADRATVANMAPEYGATIGFFPVDDETLAYLRSTGRPDELVELVGDYYKAQGMFRTSDTPDPTFTDTIELDLASVVPSLAGPKRPQDRVELTHMKENFEGIIRTPVDKGGYGLSDDKINEVVEVQHKNGTTSKLSTGAVVIAAITSCTNTSNPSVMLGAGLLAKKAVERGLTKPGYVKSSLTPGSLVVTEYLEKADLLKPLEALGFYLAGYGCATCIGNSGPLPDEVSQAITDNDMTVAAVISGNRNFEGRVHAQVKANYLASPPLVVAYALAGTVNIDLKTEPLGYDPQGEPVYLADIWPTSAEIREAIGLSLSPEMFRRKYENVFTANERWNSIPVPEGELYEWDDNSTYIQNPPFFENLADGVGDIKDIRNARVLALLADSVTTDHISPAGNISTSGPAGEYLRSHGVERADFNSYGSRRGNHEVMMRGTFANIRIRNAVAPGTEGGVTTFLPSEEVMSIYDASMLYQSAGQNLIVIAGKEYGTGSSRDWAAKGTLLLGVKAVIAESFERIHRSNLVGMGVLPLQFQEGHGWSSLGLTGRETFNITGLGNDVQPGQELAVTATREDGTQFEFPVIARLDSTVDIDYYRNGGILQTVLRQMLADATTSDSALPVE, translated from the coding sequence ATGCCAAGCAAGGACCATTTTTCGCTGGCCCGCACCCTGGAGTCAGGCGGCAAAAGCTATCGCTACTATCATCTTAACTCCCTAGAAGAGCAGGGCGCAGGCGATATTTCCTCCCTGCCGTTTTCCATCAAAGTATTGCTTGAGGCTGCTGTCCGCCAATACGACGGACGGGCGATTACCGAAGAGCACGTGAAGCAGCTGGCCGGCTGGTCAGGCGGCATCGACCGCAACAAAGAAATTCCGTTCATCCCGGCCCGGATCGTGCTGCAGGATTTCACAGGCGTACCGGTAGTTGTCGATCTGGCAGCCATGCGCGATACCGTCAAGAAAGCCGGCGGCGACCCGAAGAAGATCAATCCGCTCGTCCCGGTCGACCTGGTTATTGACCACTCGGTTATGGTCGATGCTTTTGGTACCGCAGACGCGCTTGAATACAATATGAACGTAGAGTTCGAACGCAACGAAGAACGCTACCGTTTCCTGCGCTGGGCACAGACAGCCTTCAACAATTTCCGCGCCGTTCCACCGGCAACCGGAATTGTGCACCAGGTTAACCTGGAGTATCTGGCCTCTGTGGCAGCCACCAAAACGAGTGACGGTGAAACTGTAGTATACCCGGATTCCCTGGTCGGAACCGATTCCCATACGACGATGATTAACGGCCTTGGCGTAGTAGGCTGGGGTGTGGGCGGCATCGAGGCGGAAGCGGGGATGCTGGGGCAGCCGCTTTATTTTGTGACACCGGATGTGGTGGGCTTCAAGCTTACAGGCAGTCTGGTTGAAGGGGCTACCGCAACAGATCTGGCGCTGACCGTCACCCAAATGCTGCGCAAAAAGGGCGTAGTCGGCAAATTTGTCGAATTCTACGGACCGGGTCTGGCCAACATCAGCCTGGCTGACCGCGCGACAGTGGCCAATATGGCTCCCGAATACGGGGCGACCATCGGTTTCTTCCCTGTGGACGACGAGACGCTCGCCTACCTGCGCAGCACCGGCCGTCCGGATGAACTCGTGGAGCTGGTTGGAGACTACTATAAGGCGCAGGGAATGTTCCGTACCTCGGATACACCGGACCCGACATTCACCGATACCATTGAGCTTGACCTCGCTTCGGTGGTTCCAAGCCTTGCCGGACCGAAACGTCCGCAGGACCGGGTTGAGCTGACGCATATGAAAGAAAACTTCGAAGGCATTATCCGCACACCGGTTGACAAGGGCGGCTATGGCCTGAGCGATGATAAAATCAACGAGGTTGTAGAAGTGCAGCATAAGAACGGGACCACCAGCAAGCTCAGCACAGGCGCGGTTGTGATTGCCGCAATTACGAGCTGCACCAACACCTCCAACCCAAGCGTAATGCTCGGGGCCGGTCTGCTCGCCAAAAAAGCCGTAGAACGCGGACTGACCAAACCCGGATACGTAAAAAGCAGTCTCACTCCAGGCTCGCTGGTTGTTACCGAATACCTGGAAAAGGCGGATCTGCTGAAGCCCCTGGAAGCGCTCGGCTTCTATCTGGCCGGTTACGGCTGTGCCACCTGTATCGGCAACTCCGGCCCGCTGCCGGATGAAGTCAGCCAGGCGATTACAGACAATGATATGACTGTAGCAGCAGTTATATCCGGGAACCGGAACTTTGAGGGCCGGGTGCATGCGCAAGTCAAAGCAAATTACCTGGCGTCCCCGCCGCTTGTCGTAGCTTATGCGCTGGCGGGTACGGTCAACATTGATCTGAAAACGGAGCCGCTGGGTTATGATCCGCAAGGCGAGCCTGTATACCTTGCCGATATCTGGCCAACCTCCGCGGAAATCCGCGAAGCCATCGGCCTCTCCCTGAGTCCGGAGATGTTCCGCCGCAAATATGAGAATGTATTTACGGCCAACGAACGCTGGAACTCCATTCCAGTGCCGGAGGGCGAGCTGTACGAATGGGATGATAACTCTACGTATATCCAGAACCCGCCGTTCTTTGAGAATCTGGCAGACGGTGTCGGCGATATCAAGGACATCCGCAATGCCCGCGTGCTTGCGCTGCTTGCCGATTCCGTAACCACCGACCACATCTCGCCAGCGGGCAATATCTCGACCTCCGGCCCTGCCGGTGAATATCTGCGGAGCCACGGCGTGGAACGTGCAGACTTCAACTCCTACGGCTCGCGCCGCGGGAACCATGAAGTGATGATGCGCGGCACGTTTGCGAATATCCGCATCCGCAACGCAGTCGCTCCGGGAACGGAAGGCGGAGTTACTACCTTCCTGCCAAGCGAAGAAGTGATGTCGATCTATGATGCATCCATGCTGTACCAATCCGCAGGACAGAATCTGATCGTCATCGCCGGCAAAGAGTACGGCACCGGCAGCTCGCGCGACTGGGCAGCCAAAGGCACACTCCTGCTGGGCGTCAAAGCCGTTATCGCCGAGAGCTTCGAGCGGATTCACCGCAGCAATCTCGTCGGCATGGGGGTACTTCCGCTGCAATTCCAGGAAGGCCATGGCTGGAGCAGTCTGGGCCTGACCGGACGCGAGACCTTCAACATCACCGGACTCGGCAACGATGTTCAGCCGGGCCAGGAACTGGCTGTCACTGCGACCCGCGAAGACGGCACCCAGTTTGAATTCCCGGTTATTGCCCGTCTTGACAGCACCGTGGATATCGACTACTACCGGAATGGCGGCATTCTGCAGACCGTCCTCCGCCAGATGCTGGCGGACGCCACCACATCGGATTCAGCGCTGCCGGTGGAATAA